The genomic window AGCCAAGCCGCCCCAATCCATAATAAAACTACAATAAACGCGCCTGGAAAAACAGACATGAGCTTCTGTTTAATATTCGGAAGCAAATAATAAATAAACGAAACCGCTAAAAACAGAAAAAATATAGTAATATAAAACACGGCTTTGCCCAATTCCTGACTAGCCTGCCGCAAAAAACTTATACCAGTCCATTCCTCAATATTTTGGGTTATAAGAGGAAGTGACACCACAACCAACATCCCGATAATGAGTATAGAGGTAAAAAGCACTAACTGCGCTATAGAAAGAAGACGGCGCAACGGATAAGCCGGCGGTGTGGTAACACGATACGCGCGATTCAGCACTGTACGCACCCCCTCAACCGCCGATGAAGCTGTCCATATAGCTCCTAATATGGAGACTGTTAGCAACCCTTGCGGCGGACCCGATATAATCTCAGTTATTCTCGGCTTAATCGCCGCCGTTATATCCTCCGGCAATGCCCGCAATAAAGAGCTTATGAACTCAGCACCGCTTGCTCCCTGTCCCATAAAACCAATAACTGATACCAGAAACACCAAAAATGGAAATAAGGCGAGCAGCCCAAGAAATGCCAAATAGCCAGCATGCTCTATCCCATCATGCTTCATCACCATATCATAGGTAGCACGGTACACACACTGCCAAGCTTTTTTACATATATTTTTCATATTTTTTGATAACTATTTGATTTTATTCAAAATACACAAATATTTCCAACCGAACAAAGGATATATAAATAATAAAAAAAATGGAATTACAAACAATATTATATTTAAGCCGAATTTTTATATAGTTTTTACAATTTGACCTTATAAAAATATGAGTATAGATTAACTATTATTTACTATAATTAAAAATATAACCTAATAAACTCTTATAAACTAAATGAGTAATAAGAATTACCATGACCAAAAAAAATAACAATCAAGAATGGTTTGCCGATAAGAATATATCATCAATAGCTGGGCATAATGGTGAAATTGAAGGAGTAACTGACCTACTTGAATTAAAAAGGAAAGAAATAACCAATTTCATGAAAGAAACTGGTTTTGTTCCTAAAAATATCTCTCATATGTTAAGCAGCTGTCCCGATACTAGCTTATCACAAATAGAAAAACGTCTAAATAGTTTGCTAGATAAAAAAGATGATTTAATATTAATCTCTGCTGTATTTGAGCCGGAAAGCATATCTACTATGCTAGGAGGTTCAAGAGACAATCTTGAGCATGGAGTTGATATATTAAACGATAATTTAGGGAAATTAGAGCAATTCATTAACAAGGGTATATTCACCTCTAAAAATGTCGCCGCAATACTAAGCAACGGAGCATCAGCAAAAGAAGAGCAAACCTTTGCGAAAAACGTGGAATACCTCCTTACGAAGCAGGACGAACTTATAGACTTCACTAAAACGACTCCTTACACAGCGGGCAATGTGTCAACTATACTTGATAAAGCGATGCAAAATACCAGTAAGGAAATAGATGAATTATTACGAAGTAAGGATAAACTAATAGCTCTAGCTGATAATGAACCTTTTAGCGCTGAGAATATCACAACAATGTTGTCCCGCTCCGGTGAAAATTTAGAAAAAAAGATATATAGTATTGAAAGGCACAAAGATGAGCTAAATATAATAAGTAACCGTGATGGATATGATGCTAACAAACTCGCGTCAGCCCTTAGTAGAGTACCATTTGAAAATTTAGATAGAACGATTATAGAGTTAGAAAAAGGAAACGTTGCGATAATCCATAATGATTCCAATAGAGGTTATAAGATAGCCGCCCTTAGCGAAGCCGCAGAACAAGCAGAGAAAAACAAACAAGTGGCTTAGACTTAGCAATGACAGATAGCAACAGTAACTCTAGCAATTTTTCAGAGCGATTAACTAAAGAAACAGCTCTAGTCTATGATTTTCGGGCAACAATTGATGGTGAGGACAGGTTTTTTATTATCAAAGTTTCACCTACAAAGCGTAAAGCTTTCCTAAAAGCCGTAAAAGACAACGCCACCTTTCAATTAGAGGATTTTGGAGAGATACTGCATCGTGGCTGGGGTGAACCAACAGACGATCTAAAACAACACCTCCAAGAAAAATATGGTATGTATGCGGACGAAATATTTTATGATTAATCTACGAAATTAAAAATGCGTTACAGCACTATCTAGCTGGTATCTGCTGACTCATGCAATGTATAGTTCCAAGCCCCCACACTAAATCCACAGCGTGAATTCCTACTATTTCTCTTTTAGGAAAAATCTCTGAGATTATAGACAAAGCAATCCTATCCGCCGGATCATTAAAAGTCGGAACAAGCACCAAATCATTCGCGATTAAAAAATTAGCGTAAGAAGCGGGAAGCCGCTGCCCCTCAAACACAACCGGCGCAGGCATAGGGATTTCTATTACGTTAATCTGCTTTCCATCCTGATCTCTGGACTTTTGTAATATCTTCAAATTATCTTTAAGAAGCTGATAATTATCATCGTTTTTATTCTTCTCAACTACTGTCACTACAGTATCAGCATTTACAAAACGACTTATATCATCAACATGACCATGTGTATCATCACCAACAATACCTTTTTTCAGCCATATTATATTAGAAACTCCTAGATATTTGGCAAACACTTCCTCATAATCTTTTCTACCAAAACTTGGGTTTCTCTCCTGAATTTTAGAAAGCAAACACTCCTCTGTGGTCAGCATACTACCACAACCATTTACATCAATAGAACCACCTTCCAGAACCACCCTTCTTCCCTTATGCTCTGGTCTTACCGTCTGAAATCCCATCTCGGATGAGAGTAATGATGGTATTTTATCATCTAAACGATAGTTTGGATATTTAGCCCAAGCATTAAAACGGAAATCAAGCCCTACTAAATTTTTATCAACTGACTTACCAGACTTATCCCAACTCCTTACCATTATCGTACCACTATCCCTCACCCAAACCCTATTAGTTGGGATTATATAAAAATCAATCATACTAGCGTCAATACCGCAACGCTCACAAACGTCCACTGCTTGCTGTTTGTCTTTCTCGCTACGCAACAATAGTACTACTCTTTCATTTCTTGTCAGATAACGGATAATCTCACCATAAACCCATATTATTGGCGAAAATTTATCAGGCCAATCAGCACGATTATGCGGCCACGCGAGCAATGTAGCATTGTGTTTTTCCCACTCCGCTGGCATTAAATAATCATAATTTACAGAATTATTCATAATCTTTTAACAAAAACCCAAAATATCTACTTCTATCATAGAAAAATATACCATAACTTAACCAATAGTTATTAATTTAACATAGCAGTAGCAATATAAATAAACCGATAAAAAAACAATAAAAATGAGCAGACAAAAAAAAGAATTAAAAACTATAGCCCTACTTGTCGCCGCTGGAAATAGCGAAAGAATGGATTCAAACCTTCCAAAACCCTATATAAAATTGGGCAACACCACTATATTGGAACGCACCATAAAGGCTTTTTTAGGTCATCCACAGATTGATGGAGTGAAGGTTGTTATCAGACGTGAACACCACCATCTATATCGTAAAGCTACAGAAAACTTGACATTAATACCATGCGTAATTGGCGGAAACGATAGACAAGAATCTGTATTAAGAGGGCTAGAGGCAATCGCTCATCATCATCCGGAAAATGTCTTAATACATGATATAGCAAGACCTTTTGTCAGTGAATCACTTATATCAAATGTTATAGACGAACTTAAAAACCATAAAGCAGTTATCCCCACCCTCGCCCTTACCGATACCATAAAACAAACAAATAATAGAATGGTCGTAAGAACTATAGACAGAAGCCAAACCGTACGTGTCCAAACCCCACAAGCGTTTAATTATGATACCATACTAGAGGCACATAGAAATAATATTGGCAAACAACTTACTGATGATTCAGCTATTTGTGAGAAAAGTGGTATAGATGTTTTCACTATAAATGGAGATACGGAAAACTATAAAATAACCTATCCAAAGGACATAAAGCGCATGGAACAATTACTATCATCACATTTGGAAACCAGAGTCGGAATCGGCTACGATGTCCACAGACTCGCAAGTCATGATCCTGATACTCTGGTATCACAGCAAACAATAAAATTATGCGGTGTTCGTATTCCTTTTGATAAATATCTTGTCGGCCACTCTGACGCTGATGTTGGTCTGCACGCTATAGTAGACGCTATAATAGGCGCTCTTGGTAAAGGTGATATAGGAATACATTTCCCACCTAGTGATATGAAATGGCAGGGCGCTGACTCTGAGCGTTTCCTTCTCCATGCCTATCAGTTGCTCAAAAATAGGGGTGGAGAGCTAGTGAATATAGACATAACTATTATCTGTGAAAAACCTAAAATATCTGAATATCGCGCGGAGATGATTGAACATATAGCGCAAACACTAAAGATACAATCATGCAGGCTTAATATAAAAGCTACAACCACAGAAAAACTTGGATTCACCGGTAGTGGAGAGGGTATAGCTGCACAAGCAGTAGCGACAGTAAGGGTGCCAGCATGAATAAAAAACCTCTATGGTGGTATTTAGCGACATGGTTCGGAAGCGGGCTCGCGCCAATAGCAAGTGGCACATTTGGCTCTCTTGCCGCCTTACCCTTTGCTTTTATTATCCAATATTATTTAGGGAACACCGCCCTTGCTATCTCTGCTGTTGCCATATTTTTCGTTGGCTGGTGGGCAGCAAATGAATATATGAAACATTACCCAGAAAAACATGACCCAAAAGAAATAGTAATAGATGAGGTAGCTGGAATGTGGCTTCTACTTTCCCTATTCCCATTGTCAGCGTTTATATCCTCACATGATAGCGATATAAATATGTTAATTATAGCCTATATAATATGTTTTTTCTTATTTAGAATTTTTGATATAGTAAAGCCATGGCCGGTATCATGGGCTGATAAAAAAATAAAGGGCGGGTTTGGTGTTATGTTTGATGATATACTCGCCGCTATATATCCAGTAATATTCGGCTGGATGTATGCTTATTACGCCCTTGAAAGTACATTACGAGAATTTAACTAATGCGACTGCCAGACAATAAACTAATCACAAATGTTACCAACTTACTTGAAAATTACCGTAATAGAAAACTGAAACTCGCAACCGCCGAGTCCTGCACTGGGGGAATGATTTCCTCTCTTATAACCGAAATATCCGGCTCTTCTGATGTATTTGAGTGTGGGTTTGTTACCTACTCCAATGAGTCAAAAATAAATCTACTGGGAGTAGATGGTGAAATTATAGAAAAATACGGAGCGGTGAGTGAGCAAACAGCGATAGCTATGGCTCTTGGCGCGATTAATAGAACCAGAGCTGATATAGCCGTATCAGTTACAGGAATCGCTGGTCCAAGCGGTGGCAGCAAGGAAAAACCTGTAGGTCTAGTCTACATAGCAACAGCCAAAAAAGATGGAACCAATTGTATAAAAAACATTTTTACCGGTAGCCGTCATGAAATAAGATTAAAGACTGTTATAAAATCTATTGAAATAATGAGCGTAATCTAGTATAGTAATACACACATATGCATTAAAAATCAATATGTTACCAAGAATCGCTATATGAAAATACTAATTAATTTCTTAAAAGATAAAAACGGAGCTACAGCCTTAGAGTACGCTCTTATAATTGTGCTTATATCCATAGCCATTATATTCGCCGCCACTCAGGTCGGCAAGGATGTGTTTAACACATTCAGCACTATCGCCAGCGCCATAGCATCCAGCATAACCCGTTAGGAACTAGGCAAGAGCCACCGCATGCTCCTTACCAATATTCGCAGAAGCGTGAGCCACGTCAGCTACACTACCAGAAGGTGCTTTATCACTAGCCTTAGATAATGTTTTTGCTGACATGTCTGATGCCATAGAAGCCATCTGCTTCATACCATTTTCAATCTCACCCATTTTGCCTTTTAATTGCTGATTCTCAGCGCTAAGCTCATCAAATCTATCCTGTGTCTGCCGTGCTTTCCTACCACCAAACAGTCCAACAACCGCACCGACGGCAGCGGTGACAGCGCCGATTACAATAGCGGCAATACCAGCCTTTCCGGCACGTCCCATAGAATTCCAACGAAATTTAGCTATATCTGCATTTGTAGCCTCTTTGAAAAATTTATCTACACCCTTCTCATCAGTCTGTTTCAAATATTCCACAGCCTCATGCGCTACTTTATCATGAAGAGTCGTACCCAAAACAATCCCGCCAATAGCACCAGCAACACCAGCGTCCCTTGCCACCGAGCCGGTAGTACGCAAACCTTCTAATTTATTTTCATCATCACTCATTATTTCACTCCCTACAAAATTATTTCTGTCCAAGACTATTACGCTAGCGCGACCTGCCCCTTAGCCATACCTTCAGAAAGAGCTTTATTGATCCCATCTACACTAGTTGATGGATGACCAACCATGGATGACGTGCCTGCCACAGACTGAACCCTGTTCATGTTATCACCCATGGTTTCCAATTTGGCTTTTAATACTGTATTTTCAGTCTGTAAATCATTGAACTGTTTATCAGCCTCTTTCTCCTTTTTCCCGCCACGATAAGCACCGGTAAGAGTTGTTATTGTTCCTATAATAGTACCCAAAGCTATAGCAGCGCCCGCAATCTTTTGATTACGATTAAGAGAATGCCACTCGGTCTTAAGCGATTCGTCAAATGATCTTTTAGCCACTATATGTGCTTCCTCATCGTGGAGCTTATCGCGGAGCAACGCGCCAGCGGCGGCACCAGCACCAGCACCGACAATTGTCCCAATCATACCATCAACCATGCCCTGACCAGCAACAGCGACCGACGCACCAACCCCCTTACGTTCTTCATTTTTCTTATCACTATCCATAACTAACACTCATCACCAGTTTAATTCAGCACGTGCCACCAATATAGCAGTCGCGGGCACCAAACCAAAGCAGTGTTTTGTTAAGTTTTTATTACACAGCAATAAGTTACACCCATTTGTATTATTAATAATACAAATGCGGCACCGCCTAAGACTAATGAGCTAACCTGTCGGATAACCACAATTTATAGTCATTAAAGGTAATTTAAACCGCAAATGACTATCAAAATCAATGCTCTTACGCATTGATTTTACACCGCTGAGCTAAGCGAAAAGCACGACCAGCAGGTCGTGCCAGCCCTGAGCAATGTCCCATGTGAAAATCAGTAGATTTTCACGGGGATGATATATAAACAGTTTCCAGCAGGTCGTGCGAGCCTTCAGCTGTGCTCCATGCGAGGAACAGTAGTCCCGTAACGGGAGCGAAATAAGTTTATTTTTATGGGGAAAAATAAAGTTAAACTACTATAATTAATGATTGGCGGGTAATTCCTATACATTTCACTTACTTATCTATTTCTTTAACCATCCACAGTAGAAAATCAATATTTACCCGCTTTTGCTCTAGGCTAGAACGAAACCTGTACCAATTACTTAAATTATACGTTCTCATTCTACTAATAGACTCTTCAACTCATCAATTCTCTGTTTTTATCTTAAAAATCTTAAACTACGAGCATCCACTAAAAATCCATACTCATCTACCACGCGCGCCAGCGTCCTCAGTTCCAGCGAAACGATTCCAGCGATCTTTGCTTACCCTTCTCTTGTCATTAAGACGATTACGGATAGTTCCTACTTTCTCGCTCCACGCCTCTTTCTTACCATCCTTCTTTTTTTTGCGTATTTTCTCTTTTGTTTTAGCTAGCTCTAACCCTTCTTTCTTTTCTTTGGCTTTTCTGGTATCAGCCAGACGGTTACGCACAAAACTGAAAAGATTCTGATTTATCTGATTTTGCCTACGCAAAAACCTTTCTTTTTCTTTTTTTGTCATGCGATGAAAAAAAAACATAATCAATCCTCTTTTGAGTTTTGGATACTGACTGTTTTTCTACGTCGCAAATTGTCACGCAAAGCTATAGCAAGACGATCTTTTTTTAATTTATCATTAGCATCACCAGATTTTAACTTACCTGAGTTATTGCTATTTTTTTCTAAATTATCGCTTTTCATAAGGTTATTCTGCCTAAAATATAGAGTGATTGCAAATATAGAGTTTCAAATTTTTAATTATACATTAAAAATCAATTACTCTTACTATCGCGACAGGAATCAACTATTTCCCACTACTATAGTAACTTGTGGTAAGAATTACCCAAGTTACTATCAAAACCTGCTCTGAAAGAGTCAGTTTTCCGTCGCGACTTGTCTCGTCGTAGCTCTTTAGGGCGAAGACGGAAGCGAGCGAGACGCCTTTATTTTTATAGGTAAAAATAAAGGCAATTTACCATAATTTCATTATCTTTCTATTTTATATAAGATAGAAAAATTGTATTTTATATTTTCTTATAGAATATCTATATAAATCCTTGCACTTAGAAAAATATTATGGCATTTTTTGTGACCCTACAGAATCCTTAATATTTCCTTGTTTTGGATAAATTTTATACAGAGCAAGCGTAAAATTGAATAAAACTACATAATATTTTTATTCATAATAAATTTATATAGGGATTTGAAACACGGATAATACCCGTTTACGCTGCTGTAGCTCAGTGGTAGAGCACGTCATTGGTAATGACGGGGTCGGAAGTTCAATTCTTCTCAGCAGCACCATTTTGTTTTTATGGACAAAAAATTATCCATCACACTGAAACAAAAAGATTTTTTGGCGTTCAAAAAGCCATCTTCCTTGCTGTAACTCAGATGCTCCTAGAATGTCAACCTTAGCACGATTTATTGCGGATAAAATCTGATATGGTAAACGGTAAGCAAATAGTGGATTAACAAGAACGAACAAAATACGCACATTACCATACCACCTACAAGAAGAAGGTGGTATGGACAGATTTTTTATCGCTATTATTGTTAAAAAATAACATGTTAGAACCAATCTCCTAAAATACTTCTTGTCATAAAACCTTCATTTATTTCAGATTGTTATGTGAATATAGGGATGCTACACTCGCTGGATGGAAGAAAATAAAACAGAAGAAAAACCTGGTCTTATAAATAAAGCTGCCGATATATTATCTTATCCGGTATCAGTTGCCGCCGGTATTTTTACTTTTATTTCCTCAGTAAACGACAAACTTTACGATACCTTAAAGAAAAACAAAACCGGACTCGGCGAAGAATTAGATAGAAATAAAGAAGATTTTAGAAGTGAATCTCCGCCAGCTTACGCAGGCGGTTTCACTCTAGTTCAAGCTTCGCTTGGCCACAATCTTCCTGCCCTTGTTTTTCTATATAACGCTGTATAATCTTTTCATTTATCCCCACCGTAGAAACAAAATAACTGCCCGACCATATACTATCTGTACCCCAATACACCTTTTTGAGAAACGGAAACTTTACCTTGATTTTGCGTGCTGTATTCGTCTTAATTATTCGTACAACATCTCCTACGCTCATCTTTGGAGGAATAGACACAAGAATATGTATATGATCTTTATCATCATTATATTCCATAATATCTATTTCTGGATAATGTTCCGTTATTTCATAGAGTCTATTCCTCAAAAATTCGCTAACACCTTCGTTGATAATCTTACGACGGTATTTAGTCGCAAAAACAAGGTGATAGTGACATAGATAGATGCAGTTATTTTGTTTCCTGTAACTCATATATTATTTGTAGCAGGAAGATTGTAGCTGCGCTACATCCGCCAGCTCACGCAGGCGGTCTTAGAACGCGGATAAAATTAATCAAGAACCGTCTAAAACGGCCGACAAACTATCTGATCTACATAAAAAAAACACCAAAACCTATAATGATAAATTAAAAAATTTAGGTTTTACCAGCTTTCGCAAAAAACTGGGTGGTCTTCACAACAATCAGATAGTTGACTCAGCTATAATGGGGTTTACCGCAACTGGTATCGGGCTTGGCGTATTACTTACCGTCGCGAACAATAAAGACCTTATGGACAAAATAAACACTAAAGAAGCAGAAAAAAATCCTGAAGGACAAACTACTTCTCGTTAAATTGGCTAAATTCTCAGTTGTTTAATAAAGCTTGCTCGTCTATAGATGTACCATGAAAAAAACTAAAATAGCTCCTTCTATACTTTCTGCTGACTTCGCACGGCTTGGCGCTGAGGTTTCCGCCATTGATACCGCAGGTGCGGACTATGTACATATTGACGTAATGGATGGACATTTTGTCCCCAACCTTACCTTCGGTCCACCAGTAATTAAATCCGTAAGAGGGTATAGCAAGCTGCCTTTCGATGTTCACCTTATGATAGAGCCAGTTGATCAGTTCATAGAATCTTACGCTTTAGCGGGAGCGGATATTATAACTGTACACGCTGAGGCAACAACACACCTTAACCGCACATTACAACTGATAAAATCATTCGGTAAAAAGTGTGGTGTATCTTTAGTTCCAACCACTCCACCTTCCGCCCTTGAATATGTGATGGATGACGTAGACTTAATACTAGTAATGAGTGTTAATCCGGGTTTCGGTGGTCAATCTTTTATTCCTTCTCAACTGGAAAAGATTCGTCAGATACATAAAATGATTGAATGGACTGGGCGTGAAATTGACCTTGAAGTTGATGGTGGCATCAATTCACAAACAGCGAAACAAGCTATAGAAGCTGGAGCTAACGTGTTGGTCGCTGGATCTGCTGTATTTACTGGCAATGCTGATAATTACGCTGATAATATAGCCACCCTCAGACAATGAAATTATGAGGAATAATAAAAGCGACAAAAAATGCCCAAACTGTGGTAAACAGTCACAGACGTCCACAGCGCCATTCTGTTCAGTACGCTGCCGAGACGTTGACCTCGCTAATTGGTTTAACGGAAACTACACAACTCCAATATTAGAGGAAGATAATATGGATGACGATTATAGCACAGAATAAAAAAAGTTCCTTATTCTATACAGATACCATATCACAAACATAAGGATATAACTCCTTACGAAGAGCTACCAACTCTTTCAGAATAGATGTCGCTTGCTTCTTCTGTTTTTCAGTCAGTTCTCTATCTAATACTGAAATTTCTCTATACTCAATAACATCAGAATCATGCTCAGACTCATCAACCTGCTCTGACTTATCGTTCTTTCTATGCTTAAGCGAGGAAAGAGCCCTCTTAGCTCCCTTTATGGTATATCCTTGAGCGTATAATAAATCTTTCACCTTACCTAGAATATCAATATCCTCAGGTCGGTAATAACGCCTACCACCAGCCATTTTTAGTGGCTTAATCTGCGCGAAACGACTCTCCCAAAAACGCAAAACATGTTGCTGCACACTAAGAATTTCAGCAACCTCGCTTATTGTCTTAAAGGCCTCCTCTGATTTATCACCAGAACTCACGCTACCATCATTATTTGGCTTAAAGGATTCAACTTCAAAATCACCAAACAAATCACCAGAAACGGATGACTGTCCTTTTTTTAATAATTTATCTGGGCTTGATATAGAGGGCTTTTTAGAGTCTTTCCTTGTATCTTCAAGCTTATCACCAAGAAAATCAAGCTGCACGATCCCAAAGCTCCTCAACTATATAATTCAACAACAAAATGATCTAAGCAAGATCAACATTTTTTCCTACTAGACTACTATTAACCTTAGCTTTCAACAAATTTGAAGCGTTAAACGTAAGCACAGTACGCGAGGTTATCGGAACCTCAATACCAGTTTTTGGATTACGTCCCATACGCTGATTCTTTTTACGCAACTTGAATGTTCCAAAGGAAGATAACTTCACGGTATCGCCCTGCTCAAGAGTTTGCGATAGTTCCTCTATAACACCATCAACCAGATTGTTACATTCCTGAAGTGAAAGTCCAATACGCTTATAAACATAATTGCTTAAATCAGCACGGGTCAAAGTTCTTGGCATATATTTTCCCTATAAAAATCATTCTCTACAAAAGTTAAGATTCTACAATCTACCCTATTTTGAGAATAAAATCAAGGATATAGTAAAAAATCAATGTCAATTTTCTTATTTTACCAGCGCAGTATCACGCATCCCCAAGTAAGACCAGCTCCCAAAGCGGGGCAAGCCACCAGATTTCCGGATTTTATCCGCCCATCACCCTCCGCCTGATAAAGAGCAAGCGGGATAGAAGCGGCTGAGGTATTAGCGTGCAAAGGAGCCGTTGCTACAATTTTATCTTTATTTATCTTAAGCTTACTTGCTACACCACTTAAAATCCGCATATTCGCCTGATGAGGCACCAACCAATCAATATCATCACTAGAAAGTGACAATTTATTAATCCCCTCCTCAATAGATTCCGGCATTTTGCTTACTGCATGACGAAATATCTCTCTACCAGCCATAGTAAGAACC from Rickettsiales bacterium includes these protein-coding regions:
- a CDS encoding YihY/virulence factor BrkB family protein; translated protein: MKNICKKAWQCVYRATYDMVMKHDGIEHAGYLAFLGLLALFPFLVFLVSVIGFMGQGASGAEFISSLLRALPEDITAAIKPRITEIISGPPQGLLTVSILGAIWTASSAVEGVRTVLNRAYRVTTPPAYPLRRLLSIAQLVLFTSILIIGMLVVVSLPLITQNIEEWTGISFLRQASQELGKAVFYITIFFLFLAVSFIYYLLPNIKQKLMSVFPGAFIVVLLWIGAAWLFTGYLSHFDQVNLIYGSLGGIIAALVFFYISNIIFIFGAELNHHIAEMMGIGVVEKEATPSSNVDSISDLEN
- a CDS encoding agmatine deiminase family protein, whose protein sequence is MNNSVNYDYLMPAEWEKHNATLLAWPHNRADWPDKFSPIIWVYGEIIRYLTRNERVVLLLRSEKDKQQAVDVCERCGIDASMIDFYIIPTNRVWVRDSGTIMVRSWDKSGKSVDKNLVGLDFRFNAWAKYPNYRLDDKIPSLLSSEMGFQTVRPEHKGRRVVLEGGSIDVNGCGSMLTTEECLLSKIQERNPSFGRKDYEEVFAKYLGVSNIIWLKKGIVGDDTHGHVDDISRFVNADTVVTVVEKNKNDDNYQLLKDNLKILQKSRDQDGKQINVIEIPMPAPVVFEGQRLPASYANFLIANDLVLVPTFNDPADRIALSIISEIFPKREIVGIHAVDLVWGLGTIHCMSQQIPAR
- a CDS encoding bifunctional 2-C-methyl-D-erythritol 4-phosphate cytidylyltransferase/2-C-methyl-D-erythritol 2,4-cyclodiphosphate synthase, which encodes MSRQKKELKTIALLVAAGNSERMDSNLPKPYIKLGNTTILERTIKAFLGHPQIDGVKVVIRREHHHLYRKATENLTLIPCVIGGNDRQESVLRGLEAIAHHHPENVLIHDIARPFVSESLISNVIDELKNHKAVIPTLALTDTIKQTNNRMVVRTIDRSQTVRVQTPQAFNYDTILEAHRNNIGKQLTDDSAICEKSGIDVFTINGDTENYKITYPKDIKRMEQLLSSHLETRVGIGYDVHRLASHDPDTLVSQQTIKLCGVRIPFDKYLVGHSDADVGLHAIVDAIIGALGKGDIGIHFPPSDMKWQGADSERFLLHAYQLLKNRGGELVNIDITIICEKPKISEYRAEMIEHIAQTLKIQSCRLNIKATTTEKLGFTGSGEGIAAQAVATVRVPA
- a CDS encoding phosphatidylglycerophosphatase A, with protein sequence MNKKPLWWYLATWFGSGLAPIASGTFGSLAALPFAFIIQYYLGNTALAISAVAIFFVGWWAANEYMKHYPEKHDPKEIVIDEVAGMWLLLSLFPLSAFISSHDSDINMLIIAYIICFFLFRIFDIVKPWPVSWADKKIKGGFGVMFDDILAAIYPVIFGWMYAYYALESTLREFN
- a CDS encoding CinA family protein, translating into MRLPDNKLITNVTNLLENYRNRKLKLATAESCTGGMISSLITEISGSSDVFECGFVTYSNESKINLLGVDGEIIEKYGAVSEQTAIAMALGAINRTRADIAVSVTGIAGPSGGSKEKPVGLVYIATAKKDGTNCIKNIFTGSRHEIRLKTVIKSIEIMSVI
- a CDS encoding Flp family type IVb pilin; translation: MKILINFLKDKNGATALEYALIIVLISIAIIFAATQVGKDVFNTFSTIASAIASSITR
- the tnpA gene encoding IS200/IS605 family transposase, whose translation is MSYRKQNNCIYLCHYHLVFATKYRRKIINEGVSEFLRNRLYEITEHYPEIDIMEYNDDKDHIHILVSIPPKMSVGDVVRIIKTNTARKIKVKFPFLKKVYWGTDSIWSGSYFVSTVGINEKIIQRYIEKQGQEDCGQAKLELE
- the rpe gene encoding ribulose-phosphate 3-epimerase, with translation MKKTKIAPSILSADFARLGAEVSAIDTAGADYVHIDVMDGHFVPNLTFGPPVIKSVRGYSKLPFDVHLMIEPVDQFIESYALAGADIITVHAEATTHLNRTLQLIKSFGKKCGVSLVPTTPPSALEYVMDDVDLILVMSVNPGFGGQSFIPSQLEKIRQIHKMIEWTGREIDLEVDGGINSQTAKQAIEAGANVLVAGSAVFTGNADNYADNIATLRQ
- the yacG gene encoding DNA gyrase inhibitor YacG → MRNNKSDKKCPNCGKQSQTSTAPFCSVRCRDVDLANWFNGNYTTPILEEDNMDDDYSTE
- a CDS encoding MerR family transcriptional regulator codes for the protein MQLDFLGDKLEDTRKDSKKPSISSPDKLLKKGQSSVSGDLFGDFEVESFKPNNDGSVSSGDKSEEAFKTISEVAEILSVQQHVLRFWESRFAQIKPLKMAGGRRYYRPEDIDILGKVKDLLYAQGYTIKGAKRALSSLKHRKNDKSEQVDESEHDSDVIEYREISVLDRELTEKQKKQATSILKELVALRKELYPYVCDMVSV
- a CDS encoding integration host factor subunit alpha encodes the protein MPRTLTRADLSNYVYKRIGLSLQECNNLVDGVIEELSQTLEQGDTVKLSSFGTFKLRKKNQRMGRNPKTGIEVPITSRTVLTFNASNLLKAKVNSSLVGKNVDLA